One Ogataea parapolymorpha DL-1 chromosome VI, whole genome shotgun sequence DNA window includes the following coding sequences:
- a CDS encoding AP-1 complex subunit mu: MASVVYFLDSKGRPLLSRDYKGDIPVSAVERFPYLLINNSTNSESFDEGSARPVLYDNGINYIYLMHKNLFVLAMTRHDTNVFNIMSYLHNLVKVLESYVKSLEEESIRDNFSIIYELLDEMMDFGVPQITDTKILKEYITQESFTLENVIATATGSKSGSLIHQQPKQPPATLTNSVNWRSPGIFYKKNEAYLDVIESIDMLINAKGQMLSSEIHGAIKLKSYLSGMPELVLGLNDRFLNSGLSSIRGETRDSNSTKGIEVEDVKFHQCVRLSKFETDRMVSFIPPDGEFELMNYRVHSHTLKPLFMIDYKMKNHSNTRIEIMIKVRANYKSKISANRLEIRIPVPEDVDSPKFHYNKGSIKYIPSESVVLWKFKRIDGGKEYVMIAELLLPSVHDATSLENFKKRPVNLRFEMQGFVTSGLQIRYLKINEPKMHYQSYPYVRYITRSGDNYSVRVK; this comes from the coding sequence ATGGCATCTGTGGTTTATTTTCTCGACAGCAAGGGCCGTCCGTTGTTGTCCAGGGATTACAAAGGGGACATTCCGGTATCTGCAGTTGAGCGCTTTCCGTACCTGCTGATCAATAATTCCACCAACAGCGAGAGCTTTGACGAGGGCTCGGCACGGCCTGTGTTATACGACAATGGCATCAACTACATATATTTGATGCATAAGAATCTATTCGTACTGGCCATGACTCGCCATGACACCAACGTCTTCAACATCATGTCATATTTGCACAATCTCgtcaaggttttggagaGCTATGTCAAATCATTGGAGGAAGAGTCGATCAGGGACAACTTCTCTATAATATACGAGTTGTTGGATGAAATGATGGACTTTGGAGTCCCACAGATCACCGATACCAAGATACTCAAAGAATACATTACGCAAGAGTCATTCACGCTCGAGAATGTTATTGCCACGGCCACCGGGTCTAAGAGCGGCTCGTTAATTCATCAGCAGCCAAAACAGCCTCCTGCCACGCTTACAAACTCCGTCAACTGGCGTTCTCCGGGCATCTTTtacaaaaagaacgagGCGTACTTGGATGTTATCGAGTCCATTGACATGCTCATCAATGCAAAGGGACAAATGCTGAGCTCCGAGATCCATGGAGCCATCAAACTCAAATCTTATCTTTCTGGAATGCCCGAGCTCGTTCTGGGCCTGAACGACCGTTTCCTAAATAGCGGTCTGAGCTCGATCAGGGGTGAAACTAGAGATTCCAACAGCACCAAGGGTATAGAGGTGGAGGACGTTAAGTTCCATCAATGTGTGAGGCTGTCGAAGTTTGAGACTGACAGGATGGTCTCTTTCATTCCACCTGACGGtgagtttgagctgatGAACTACCGTGTCCATTCGCATACCTTGAAGCCATTATTCATGATTGACTACAAAATGAAAAACCATTCCAACACTAGAATAGAGATTATGATAAAGGTGAGGGCAAATTACAAAAGCAAGATCAGTGCCAACAGACTAGAAATCCGCATTCCAGTCCCCGAGGACGTTGACTCGCCCAAATTCCATTATAACAAGGGCTCCATCAAATACATACCTAGCGAGTCTGTCGTCTTGTGGAAATTCAAGAGGATTGACGGCGGCAAAGAGTATGTGATGATTGCAGAGCTCTTGCTTCCGTCCGTCCACGATGCCACTAGCTTGGAGAACTTCAAAAAGAGACCAGTCAACCTCAGGTTCGAGATGCAAGGGTTTGTGACCAGCGGGCTCCAAATACGGTACCtgaagatcaacgagcCTAAAATGCACTACCAGAGTTACCCATACGTGCGGTATATTACACGAAGCGGAGATAATTATAGTGTTCGTGTTAAATAG
- a CDS encoding putative membrane protein, with translation MGTFQFIGKLLSLAATSLCPVATVSSIRALGPLLTVMGYRIYYKVRFPSYTYLSLIPLVLGVVIIVVSQSGDKDSTRGAISDPQLSSQEDGEKTMLRVMLLEKSDYLKGIAFAFASAVIFAGQSIYAKNVVTPSSYSAARDPGSLAISRGSSVNSDVEKYPSPSEHLKPERTGDYEIALDKPDKLTTLIYCATYGMLYSIPAFITYESYELFFGVRKVSESTFAPNYGYIPWTMLVLNGISHFSQSLLAFHILALLPTVTYSIAAMMKRIVIISVSMIITGKRLSLLEITGLVHVAIGLYCYDRWGSER, from the coding sequence ATGGGCACTTTCCAATTTATTGGAAAATTGCTGAGCCTCGCTGCAACATCATTATGTCCCGTGGCAACCGTCTCGTCTATTAGAGCCCTAGGTCCTCTGCTGACGGTAATGGGATACCGCATATACTATAAAGTCCGCTTCCCATCTTACACCTATCTGTCTCTCATTCCGTTGGTTTTAGGCGTTGTTATCATCGTCGTGTCGCAGTCTGGAGATAAAGACTCCACAAGGGGCGCTATATCGGACCCGCAACTCAGCAGCCAGGAGGACGGAGAAAAAACCATGCTGCGAGTAatgcttttggagaagtcCGATTACCTCAAAGGTATAGCATTTGCGTTTGCGTCAGCTGTCATTTTTGCTGGTCAATCGATATACGCCAAAAACGTTGTCACTCCGTCATCATACTCTGCGGCTCGAGATCCCGGATCGCTCGCGATCAGCAGGGGGTCATCGGTGAACTCCGATGTTGAGAAGTatccttctccttcagagCATCTAAAGCCTGAACGGACTGGAGACTACGAGATCGCTCTTGATAAGCCAGATAAACTTACAACTCTTATTTATTGTGCCACATATGGGATGCTATACTCGATACCTGCATTCATCACATACGAAAGCTACGAGCTATTTTTCGGTGTGAGAAAAGTTTCCGAATCCACTTTTGCCCCTAACTACGGTTACATACCCTGGACCATGCTGGTGCTGAACGGAATTAGTCATTTCAGTCAATCATTGCTGGCATTCCATATTCTTGCTCTGCTGCCCACTGTTACATACTCGATCGCAGCCATGATGAAAAGAATAGTCATCATCAGCGTCAGCATGATCATTACCGGCAAAAGACTCTCCTTGCTGGAGATCACTGGTTTGGTTCATGTTGCTATTGGCCTCTATTGCTACGATCGATGGGGCTCGGAGCGGTAA
- a CDS encoding Beige/BEACH domain protein, with translation MIDLLSSCIDGDFELSGLVGSEESVIVEYLDSLELIPLLKRERASILKDVVNKALSERTSPESDLVLSLLHHLSQISPINKIRLHSEALCQLLIDYCANQTRDSRDLLVLDFFESISELGLSFQQTTDLYKKAIQNAASALSFQRLFTKHLDSHRSYLFLPTSQYSPSLDAPIINCTIQFWFQYTPTHEQPSPSSLFVLNGKETLLTYSLENRKFSVSTLTDIATFEAFVFEPLQKYHVVFVHKEEKRRSYIDLYVNGDFVQSMNLAYKKSDRATSLDIQGIHGMYFELMNLLVLSERVSYGWILLSYHLGPLFAGTYQGYHLERCLSEKSKLVIKLKLQESMDSRALKDIMISPSSILVDINANSSAEIDSTIHWKPKLLLNSLYSIGGMAVCLRLLETAKTSSSLVESLDFLFALLSKDPLSKQEFEMNAGYNIVATILKTKKSLLNLTVLDSILRFVGYNDTSPIDSILANALAYRILIVDFEIWKPTSIDHVGDASVRDTFKFLLFQFSVFAHDSRYHSYNIQQLVDMRIIKRFVQAMKYGLFEEGVLPLLHDTISILVRNNPSTESIKALSLYVIYSLTIEDLRGLQRKCGLTVLRAIQSVVEDPALMSNVHGYKIIMKSISTKWILLLLDNDNADVVKISLRLLKRILLFSTKIYKSFADETSLLLLFKLLKKWDSNFEVMNLIMALAFRKQSTSDQSEVVMPEFLVLVNTILSESELDPGTISLYVRKIQHLLDSNIFFKMVASNHIQWLQTFLHLVCQIRNKHDISVIAPYKDFIGELFKAKLERNAKKTDSFTVDALHQKFPAAFTSTILPEILIRLNELDPSCRTQFVSKLLSRILELEKLHQIEEADYYLVLEKLSPILSFDEDPKQKTAKRHFCDFFTELLAKATFNEKESNGSALNETKTCCSVLMANQRLFSKYAGDENLSVIVASLFQCMALPDASLPSLALNCLRIQLMSDLDVRPTIACLSSNSSQRARLVDYFEKFLSLNDEEIRDIWENDFNLRNTINAKYESYILQIRKQQGKATIRKTMDELASSRLSDNNDKIEKLYSKEIMLLSKTIEQAETKKFNRHIQDDLDDLNYFVSVFNDIKSQLPVENYKFSTVLDSTEGPDRMRKRMIKQLCLTDDDIPTEESPGLEYNELAEEYGLLSEQIDVDLAQEDNNRKILRSLYVGDKIVEMLNVTQILGLETLESIFILGQSHIYMIGNYFLTSDKKVVDLRDAPPNERDSYVQLITGNNSRVPSSQHQTKTWELAKFASISKRTFLLRDVALELFFIDGSNFLITCSSKETRDGLFNILSTKVSAKYPDTILEDALTLASSSSLTIGAKLVSAITSVASATTLSSLTKKWQKGEISNFYYLILVNTLAGRTFNDLTQYPIFPFVIADYENEELDLTNPATFRDLGKPMGAQTEKRAAQFRERYDASADMSPDSPPFHYGTHYSSAMIVTTYLIRVKPFVQSYLLLQGGKFDHADRTFHSMVKTWYSASRDHTTDVRELIPEFYYLPDFLLNSNNFEFGYLQDGTKVGDVRLPPWAKNDPVIFVEKMRQALESDYVSEHLHEWIDLVFGFKQRGKHAVDSLNVFHHLSYQGSTDLDKIQDERERNIIVSIIHNFGQTPIQVFHKPHPRKQVQMKVNFDPSKLFELPLSIINVPFSIDTIEFDSVKMEWQARDRFSRGSQRLRLQLVGRNSVMVNNFIFENVSTSMISAFGVLNFDEFVIGFEDGTLQIYRLTSNKLASMKNAQKINVRQPAETSWGRGAEEVIQLGVLRGHRSKVCQVRINTFYSILLSYSEDGTVKLWDLLQRKLMRDVSEDGKLIEISNRHALIAVVDRKNTLRLETINGLLLLEQPLQEECLSITFGEANLNHFTNIEHHDWTHHSILALGFRGKIKLAELTLDRGWSIKILRELNMFGDLEITSLKLKLNVELNGEGQVTGRGELAAASRDKIMIWC, from the coding sequence ATGATCGACCTTTTATCCTCCTGTATCGACggagattttgagcttTCCGGGCTAGTGGGGTCTGAGGAGTCAGTTATTGTTGAATATCTTGATTCTTTGGAATTAATTCCGTTGTTGAAGCGAGAGCGTGCTTCAATTCTGAAGGATGTGGTAAATAAAGCCCTGTCAGAGAGGACTAGTCCCGAGTCAGATCTGGTCCTGTCCTTGCTCCACCACTTATCCCAGATCTCTCCAATTAACAAAATAAGGCTGCATTCCGAAGCATTATGTCAATTGCTGATAGATTACTGCGCGAACCAGACACGAGACAGCCGAGACTTGTTGGTGCTGGACTTCTTCGAGTCGATCTCTGAGCTCGGCCTCAGTTTCCAGCAGACTACAGACCTGTACAAGAAAGCTATCCAGAACGCCGCCTCAGCCCTTTCATTTCAAAGGCTATTCACAAAGCATCTTGACTCACATCGCTCGTATTTATTTCTACCTACATCGCAATACTCGCCCTCGCTCGACGCTCCCATCATCAATTGTACAATTCAGTTCTGGTTTCAGTACACCCCAACACATGAACAGCCCTCACCTTCCTCTCTGTTTGTTCTCAATGGCAAAGAAACGCTTCTCACGTACTCCTTGGAGAACCGGAAATTTTCGGTCAGCACATTAACAGACATTGCAACATTCGAGGCATTTGTATTTGAGCCGCTACAAAAATACCACGTCGTTTTTGTCCACAAAGAGGAGAAGCGAAGATCCTACATCGATCTTTATGTCAATGGTGACTTTGTACAGTCAATGAATTTGGCATACAAAAAATCCGACCGTGCCACGTCCTTGGATATCCAGGGAATTCACGGGATGTACTTCGAGCTGATGAACTTACTGGTTTTGAGCGAGCGTGTCAGCTATGGTTGGATTCTTCTGTCTTATCACCTGGGCCCGCTATTTGCTGGTACTTACCAGGGCTATCACCTCGAGCGCTGTCTTTCGGAAAAGTCAAAGCTGGTGATCAAATTGAAACTTCAAGAAAGTATGGACTCCCGGGCATTGAAAGACATTATGATTAGCCCCAGTTCCATCTTAGTTGATATCAATGCCAACTCCTCAGCAGAGATCGATTCCACCATTCATTGGAAACCAAAATTGCTGCTCAACTCACTGTACTCGATTGGGGGCATGGCTGTTTGTTTGCGTTTGTTAGAGACAGCCAAAACGTCTAGCTCCCTCGTCGAATCTCTCGACTTTCTATTTGCCCTACTGTCAAAAGACCCACTTTCGAAACAGGAGTTTGAGATGAACGCCGGCTACAATATAGTGGCTACAATActgaaaacaaaaaagTCTCTTTTGAACCTGACGGTCTTAGATTCTATTTTGCGTTTCGTTGGATACAACGATACGTCCCCGATAGACTCAATTCTGGCCAACGCTCTCGCTTACCGAATCCTCATAGTCGATTTCGAGATATGGAAGCCGACTTCCATTGATCATGTTGGAGACGCTTCTGTAAGAGATACGTTCAAATTTCTCCTGTTCCAATTCTCTGTCTTCGCTCATGATAGTCGCTACCACAGCTACAACATCCAACAATTGGTCGACATGAGAATAATCAAACGGTTTGTGCAGGCTATGAAATATGGTTTGTTCGAGGAGGGAGTGCTGCCCTTATTGCATGACACGATCTCAATACTGGTGAGAAATAACCCTTCTACGGAATCAATCAAGGCACTATCCTTATATGTGATATACTCCCTGACAATCGAGGATTTGAGAGGTCTACAGAGAAAATGCGGACTAACTGTTCTGCGAGCCATTCAATCTGTGGTAGAAGATCCCGCATTAATGTCGAACGTTCATGGCTACAAAATCATAATGAAATCTATATCCACGAAGTGGATACTATTGCTTCTTGATAACGACAATGCGGACGTGGTGAAAATCAGTTTGAGGCTCTTGAAACGCATTTTGCTATTTAGCACCAAGATTTATAAGTCATTTGCTGACGAAACAAGTCTCTTGCTGCTTTTCAAGTTGTTGAAAAAGTGGGACAGCAATTTTGAAGTGATGAATCTAATCATGGCTCTAGCTTTCAGAAAGCAGTCTACATCAGATCAAAGTGAGGTCGTCATGCCCGAATTCCTGGTGTTGGTGAACACGATACTATCAGAGTCTGAGTTAGACCCTGGTACCATTTCATTGTATGTGAGAAAAATTCAGCACCTGCTTGATTCAAATatctttttcaaaatggtaGCTTCAAATCATATCCAGTGGCTCCAAACATTTTTACATCTTGTTTGTCAAATCAGAAACAAGCATGATATTTCAGTCATAGCTCCTTACAAAGACTTTATTGGAGAATTAttcaaggccaagctggaaaGAAACGCCAAGAAAACAGATTCATTTACAGTGGACGCACTCCACCAGAAGTTCCCTGCGGCTTTCACATCCACAATACTTCCAGAGATTCTGATACGCCTCAACGAGCTTGATCCAAGTTGCCGCACACAGTTCGTTTCCAAATTGCTTTCAAGAATTCTGGAACTGGAAAAGCTCCACCAAATTGAAGAAGCCGATTATTATTTGGTGCTAGAAAAACTAAGTCCGATACTGAGCTTCGACGAAGACCCAAAACAAAAGACCGCAAAGAGGCATTTTTGTGATTTCTTCACGGAACTTCTTGCGAAGGCAACGTTCAATGAAAAGGAAAGCAACGGGTCAGCATTGAATGAAACGAAAACATGCTGCTCTGTGCTCATGGCCAACCAGAGACTATTCTCAAAATATGCAGGAGATGAGAATTTGTCTGTTATCGTTGCGTCTTTATTTCAGTGCATGGCTCTTCCCGACGCCTCTCTACCGAGTTTAGCTCTGAACTGCCTTCGGATTCAGCTCATGAGTGATCTTGATGTACGACCTACGATTGCGTGCTTAtcctcaaacagcagcCAGAGGGCCAGATTAGTGGACTATTTTGAGAAGTTTCTATCACTGaatgacgaggagatcaggGATATTTGGGAAAATGATTTTAATCTTCGCAACACGATCAACGCGAAATATGAGAGTTATATTTTGCAGATTCGAAAACAGCAGGGAAAAGCAACAATTAGGAAGACaatggacgagctggctTCGTCTCGGCTCTCAGATAACAACGACAAAATAGAGAAGCTTTATTCCAAAGAGATCATGCTCTTGAGCAAGACAATAGAACAAGCAGAAACTAAGAAATTTAATAGACACATCCAAGACGACTTGGACGATCTTAACTACTTTGTTTCTGTCTTTAACGACATTAAATCGCAGCTCCCAGTGGAAAATTATAAATTCTCAACTGTTTTGGACTCAACTGAGGGCCCCGACCGAATGCGCAAGCGGATGATTAAACAACTTTGCTTGACGGATGATGACATCCCCACAGAGGAGAGCCCTGGGCTGGAATACAATGAGCTGGCTGAAGAATATGGGCTGCTGTCAGAACAGATAGATGTTGATCTGGCACAGGAGGACAACAACCGCAAAATTCTCCGGAGCTTGTATGTTGGGGATAAAATAGTTGAGATGCTCAATGTGACGCAGATCTTGGGCCTTGAGACATTGGAATCGATTTTCATTCTGGGGCAATCTCATATATACATGATTGGCAACTACTTTCTCACCTCAGATAAGAAAGTTGTGGACTTAAGAGATGCTCCTCCAAATGAAAGAGACTCGTACGTTCAGCTTATCACGGGTAACAATTCGAGAGTCCCATCATCGCAACATCAGACTAAGACGTGGGAGCTGGCAAAGTTTGCTTCCATCAGCAAACGCACGTTCCTTCTGCGAGACGTGGCTTTGGAATTGTTTTTCATCGATGGCTCTAATTTTCTAATTACCTGCTCGTCTAAGGAAACAAGAGATGGGCTTTTCAACATATTGTCCACTAAGGTGTCGGCCAAGTATCCTGACACGATTCTAGAAGACGCCCTCACCTTGGCATCCTCATCCTCGTTAACGATTGGTGCCAAGCTAGTCAGTGCAATTACCTCTGTGGCTTCGGCGACGACACTCAGCTCGTTGACAAAGAAATGGCAAAAGGGCGAAATATCGAACTTCTATTATTTGATTCTAGTGAACACGCTTGCGGGTCGCACCTTCAACGATCTGACCCAATATCCTATTTTTCCATTTGTTATTGCGGACTacgaaaacgaggagctggatctgACCAATCCTGCCACTTTTAGAGATCTCGGAAAGCCGATGGGGGCGCAGACTGAGAAGAGAGCGGCACAATTCCGAGAAAGATACGATGCCTCGGCTGATATGTCGCCCGACTCGCCGCCATTTCATTATGGAACACATTATTCGTCCGCAATGATTGTCACAACTTATCTTATTCGCGTTAAGCCGTTTGTGCAATCGTATTTGTTACTTCAGGGAGGCAAGTTTGATCATGCTGACAGGACGTTTCACTCCATGGTGAAGACCTGGTACAGTGCGTCCCGAGACCATACCACAGATGTCCGGGAACTAATTCCCGAGTTTTATTACCTCCCCGATTTCTTGCTCAATTCCAACAATTTTGAGTTTGGGTATTTACAAGATGGCACCAAAGTTGGCGACGTGCGTCTTCCTCCTTGGGCCAAGAATGATCCTGTAATATTTGTGGAGAAAATGAGACAGGCTCTGGAGAGCGACTATGTTTCTGAGCATCTGCACGAGTGGATCGATCTTGTGTTCGGGTTCAAGCAGCGGGGGAAGCACGCAGTAGACTCGTTGAACGTGTTTCATCACCTGAGCTACCAGGGGTCCACGGACCTGGATAAAATCCAAGACGAGAGAGAAAGAAATATCATAGTGAGCATTATACACAATTTTGGGCAGACGCCAATTCAGGTCTTCCACAAACCTCATCCGCGGAAGCAAGTTCAAATGAAGGTAAATTTTGACCCCTCCAAACTGTTTGAGTTGCCACTATCAATTATCAATGTTCCTTTCAGCATAGACACTATAGAGTTTGACTCTGTCAAAATGGAATGGCAAGCTCGAGACCGTTTCAGCCGAGGTAGCCAACGTCTCAGATTGCAGCTAGTCGGCCGCAACTCGGTGATGGTCaataattttatttttgaaaacgTGAGCACCAGCATGATCTCAGCGTTTGGTGTTCTAAACTTTGATGAGTTCGTGATTGGTTTCGAAGATGGGACTCTACAAATATACAGGCTAACATCGAACAAGTTGGCAAGCATGAAGAATGCccagaaaataaatgtGAGACAACCTGCAGAGACGAGCTGgggacgaggagctgaggAGGTGATCCAGCTTGGAGTTTTACGAGGACATCGGTCCAAAGTGTGCCAGGTCAGAATAAATACTTTCTACTCAATTCTCCTGAGCTACAGTGAGGATGGAACAGTCAAGCTGTGGGACCTTCTACAACGAAAGCTTATGCGAGACGTCTCCGAGGATGGCAAGCTTATTGAAATATCTAACCGGCATGCTCTTATCGCCGTAGTGGATAGAAAGAACACTCTGAGACTTGAGACGATCAATGgattgttgctgctggagcagcctCTGCAGGAAGAATGTCTATCCATCACCTTTGGTGAGGCAAATCTCAACCACTTTACAAACATCGAACACCATGACTGGACGCACCATTCCATTTTGGCTCTAGGTTTCCGGGGTAAAATAAAACTAGCGGAATTGACATTGGACCGAGGTTGGAGCATCAAGATTTTACGCGAACTAAACATGTTTGGAGATTTGGAGATCACTAGCCTCAAACTCAAGCTGAATGTGGAGCTCAACGGTGAAGGCCAAGTCACTGGACGCGGAGAGCTGGCAGCAGCCAGCAGAGATAAAATAATGATTTGGTGTTGA
- a CDS encoding Serine/threonine-protein phosphatase T, producing MEKQLVRIINQIKFEKAIAVEEKGSTIASINLDAFTVESSYQGPDLDIKVEDKRVCVSMTQEYISNMVDLFRKGGKIPKKHAFAIVAAANEIFKEQPPMVEFGLKRPATAAKELQLEEAKKITVCGDTHGQFYDVLNLFKRFGKVGKDHIYLFNGDFVDRGSWSCEVAFLLYSLKLLYPQNIYINRGNHETNDMNKVYGFEDECKYKYSEKLFSCFSESFNSLPYASLIGQEYLVMHGGLFSSDNVTLDDIRKIDRFKSKQPPKEGIEMELLWTDPQESKGRSASKRGIGMQFGPDVTADFCERNKLKAIIRSHEVRMGGYEIEHDGKLVTVFSAPNYCDMQGNLGAVVNFTLKDDEYKVEYATFTHVDHPNIPPMNYSKNNFGF from the coding sequence ttggaaaaacagctggtAAGAATCATCAATCAgatcaagtttgagaaggccATTGCTGTGGAGGAAAAGGGCTCTACAATAGCCAGTATCAACCTTGATGCATTCACCGTTGAAAGTAGCTACCAAGGTCCTGACCTGGATATCAAAGTGGAAGACAAACGAGTGTGCGTTTCGATGACGCAGGAATATATCTCTAACATGGTGGACTTGTTCCGTAAGGGAGGCAAGATCCCCAAGAAACACGCCTTCGCCATTGTAGCTGCTGCGAACGAAATTTTCAAGGAGCAGCCTCCGATGGTCGAGTTTGGTCTCAAGCGGCCTGCCACTGCTGCTAAGGAGCTACAGTTGGAAGAAGCGAAGAAGATCACCGTTTGTGGAGATACCCATGGTCAATTTTACGATGTGCTGAACCTATTCAAACGTTTTGGAAAAGTCGGGAAGGACCACATTTATCTGTTTAATGGAGACTTTGTGGACCGCGGCTCATGGTCCTGCGAGGTTGCATTTTTATTGTACTCGTTGAAATTGCTGTATCCTCAAAACATCTACATAAACAGAGGAAACCACGAGACGAACGATATGAACAAAGTGTACGGTTTTGAGGACGAGTGCAAGTACAAGTACAGCGAGAAACTATTTTCGTGTTTCAGCGAGTCCTTTAATTCCCTGCCGTATGCCTCTCTAATTGGCCAAGAGTATCTTGTCATGCATGGTGGTCTGTTTTCTTCTGACAACGTCACTTTGGACGACATAAGAAAGATCGATCGGTTCAAGAGCAAACAACCTCCGAAGGAAGGGATTGAGATGGAACTTTTGTGGACGGACCCCCAGGAAAGCAAGGGAAGATCCGCTTCCAAAAGAGGAATTGGAATGCAGTTTGGTCCGGACGTCACGGCAGATTTCTGTGAGcgcaacaagctcaaggcAATCATTCGGTCTCACGAGGTTCGTATGGGAGGTTACGAAATAGAACACGACGGCAAACTGGTGACGGTGTTCAGCGCACCAAACTACTGTGATATGCAGGGGAACTTGGGCGCAGTGGTTAACTTTACGCTCAAAGATGATGAATATAAGGTGGAGTATGCAACCTTCACTCATGTCGACCATCCTAATATTCCTCCTATGAACTACTCCAAAAACAACTTTGGGTTCTAA
- a CDS encoding Transcription initiation factor TFIID subunit 10, translating into MSDEHPDQQGNLFSAQDVEELGDDDQLDEEMNEDMGNNPHEEQHNQEQEEDPALAKMPPILPQFPDLTRSDKTLEEVLQMMDDEEFTPIIPDSVTDYYLAKNGFQTSNVKIKRLLALATQKFVSDIATDAYEYSRIRSNTAVYNSSNPHVRARALMMATSNMANAPDESVENGVQGASGSAGEGQSSTALSGGNQQHNQKVTLTIDDLSSALDEYGLNINRPQFYR; encoded by the coding sequence ATGAGTGACGAACATCCAGATCAACAGGGCAACCTGTTCAGTGCTCAAGACGTAGAGGAGCTCGGTGACGACGACCAATTGGATGAAGAAATGAATGAAGACATGGGAAACAATCCCCACGAAGAGCAACACAACCAGGAACAGGAAGAGGACCCAGCCTTGGCGAAAATGCCTCCCATTTTGCCCCAGTTCCCTGACCTCACCAGAAGTGACAAGACGCTGGAAGAGGTGCTGCAAAtgatggacgacgaggagttcaCACCGATCATCCCAGACAGTGTCACGGACTACTATCTGGCCAAAAATGGGTTTCAAACATCGAACGTGAAGATCAAAAGGCTTCTGGCGCTGGCGACACAGAAGTTTGTGAGTGACATTGCTACCGACGCATACGAGTATTCCCGAATCAGATCGAACACAGCGGTGTATAACTCGTCCAATCCACACGTCAGGGCCCGTGCCCTGATGATGGCGACATCAAACATGGCAAATGCACCGGATGAATCGGTGGAAAACGGTGTTCAGGGGGCTTCTGGGTCTGCAGGCGAAGGCCAGTCAAGTACGGCATTAAGTGGAGGTAACCAACAGCACAACCAGAAAGTTACCTTGACGATCGACGATCTCAGCAGCGCTCTAGATGAGTACGGCCTCAATATCAACAGACCACAGTTCTACAGGTGA